A single Rhinolophus ferrumequinum isolate MPI-CBG mRhiFer1 chromosome 12, mRhiFer1_v1.p, whole genome shotgun sequence DNA region contains:
- the SAPCD2 gene encoding suppressor APC domain-containing protein 2 isoform X1 translates to MAGAAMAEPSRGLPAAPSTEGLPRAFLQSLRTLFDILDDRRRGYVHLREIESRWQGADARELPCGVLEGLRQVAPASGYLTFERFVAGLRTSLLNADGGPRGPARAPTRVGVPARTGSQPPPPPPPQRLVFAPADELRTVLERKSLPLAARPPAAGPSGAARSLDKLCGPAEAAPGLAEPERPQGAALERSPSADCGAVACRAWELGMGNARRAPRARGERRRHTITNGVDCDLLEQVTQLEQEEEVLLQGLRVMTRGRDWCRQQLQRVRERQRLGQSRASTDFGADGSSPPLGRLLPKVQEVARCLGELLAAACAGRALPSSSLGPPGPALDPGWQQQTILMLKEQNRLLTQEVTDKSERITQLEQEKSALIKQLFEARAFSQQDAGPLDSTFI, encoded by the exons ATGGCCGGAGCCGCGATGGCTGAGCCCAGCCGCGGGCTGCCTGCGGCGCCCAGCACCGAGGGGCTGCCGCGCGCCTTCCTGCAGAGCCTGCGCACCCTCTTCGACATCCTGGACGACCGACGGCGCGGCTACGTACACCTGCGCGAGATCGAGTCCCGCTGGCAGGGCGCCGACGCGCGCGAGCTGCCCTGCGGCGTGCTCGAGGGCCTGCGCCAGGTGGCCCCGGCCAGCGGCTACCTGACCTTCGAGCGCTTCGTGGCCGGCCTGCGCACCTCGTTGCTGAACGCGGACGGCGGCCCGCGGGGCCCGGCGCGCGCCCCGACCCGGGTAGGCGTTCCAGCGCGGACAGGGAgccagccgccgccgccgccgccgccacagcGCCTGGTGTTCGCGCCGGCAGACGAGCTGCGGACGGTTCTGGAGAGAAAGTCCCTGCCACTGGCCGCGCGCCCCCCGGCGGCCGGCCCCAGTGGCGCGGCCCGGAGCTTAGACAAGCTGTGCGGCCCCGCGGAGGCGGCGCCCGGCCTCGCAGAGCCCGAGCGGCCGCAGGGAGCGGCGCTGGAGCGGAGCCCGAGCGCGGACTGTG GTGCAGTGGCCTGCAGGGCCTGGGAACTAGGTATGGGAAATGCCCGGCGGGCCCCCCGTGCCCGAGGGGAACGGCGGAGGCACACCATCACCAATGGCGTGGACTGTGACCTG CTGGAGCAGGTGACACAgctggagcaggaggaggaggtgcTGCTACAGGGCCTGCGGGTGATGACGAGGGGCCGCGATTGGTGCCGGCAGCAGCTGCAGCGCGTGCGGGAGCGCCAGCGGCTGGGCCAGAGCAGGGCCAGCACC GACTTTGGGGCTGACGGGAGCTCCCCCCCACTGGGGCGACTGCTGCCCAAGGTACAGGAGGTGGCCCGGTGCCTGGGGGAGCTGCTGGCTGCGGCCTGTGCCGGCAGG GCTCTGCCCTCGTCCTCCCTGgggcccccaggccctgccctggaccCTGGCTGGCAGCAGCAGACCATCCTCATGCTGAAAGAGCAGAACCGGCTTCTCACCCAG GAGGTGACGGACAAGAGTGAACGGATCACGCAGCTGGAGCAGGAGAAATCTGCCCTCATCAAGCAGCTGTTTGAGGCCCGTGCCTTCAGCCAGCAGGATGCCGGGCCTCTGGACTCCACCTTCATCTAG
- the UAP1L1 gene encoding UDP-N-acetylhexosamine pyrophosphorylase-like protein 1 isoform X2, translated as MASEQDVRARLQRAGQEHLLRFCAELAPGPRAALLAQLESLEPEALREHCQRAAAACARPPDPPPDVAARLRPLPPERVGSSRQSDPKTRRLWEEEGFHQIALNKVAVLLLAGGQGTRLGVSYPKGMYQVGLPSQKTLYQLQAERIRRVQQLADERHGTRCTVPWYIMTSEFTLGPTAEFFKEHDFFHLDPDNVVMFEQRMLPAVTFDGRAILERKDKVAMAPDGNGGLYCALADHQILEDMERRGVEFVHVYCVDNILVRLADPVFIGFCVLRGADCGAKVVEKAYPEEPVGLVCQVDGVPQVVEYSEISPETTRLRTPDGGLLYNTGNMCNHFFTRGFLQVVTREYESLLKPHVAVKKVPYVDEEGNPVKPLKPNGIKMEKFVFDVFQFAENFVAFEVQREDEFSPLKNADSAGKDNPTTARRALLSQHYRWALQAGAHFLDSQGARLPELPSRSRKSCDDLGEPARQWRASRHL; from the exons ATGGCTTCGGAGCAGGACGTGCGCGCCCGGCTGCAGCGTGCCGGCCAGGAGCACCTCCTGCGCTTCTGTGCGGAGCTGGCGCCCGGGCCACGCGCCGCGCTGCTGGCCCAGCTGGAGTCGCTGGAGCCCGAGGCGCTGCGCGAGCACTGCCAGCGCGCGGCCGCGGCCTGCGCGCGCCCCCCGGATCCGCCGCCCGACGTGGCCGCGCGCCTGAGGCCCCTGCCGCCGGAGCGCGTGGGCAGCTCGAGGCAAAGCGACCCCAAGACGCGGCGGCTCTGGGAAGAGGAAG GTTTCCATCAGATTGCCCTGAACAAAGTGGCCGTGCTGCTGCTGGCTGGCGGGCAGGGCACTCGCCTGGGTGTGAGCTACCCCAAGGGCATGTATCAGGTGGGGCTGCCCAGCCAGAAGACCCTGTATCAGCTGCAGGCAGAGCGGATTCGGCGGGTGCAACAGCTGGCTGACGAGCGCCACGGGACCCGCTGCACGGTGCCCTG GTACATCATGACAAGTGAGTTCACGCTGGGGCCCACGGCTGAGTTCTTCAAGGAGCATGACTTCTTTCACCTGGACCCGGACAATGTGGTCATGTTTGAGCAGCGCATGCTGCCTGCTGTGACCTTCGATGGCAGGGCCATCCTGGAGCGGAAAGATAAGGTTGCCATGGCCCCAG ACGGCAACGGGGGCCTGTACTGCGCGCTGGCGGACCACCAGATTTTAGAGGACATGGAGCGCCGAGGAGTGGAGTTTGTGCATGTGTACTGTGTGGACAACATCTTGGTGCGGCTGGCAGACCCCGTCTTCATCGGCTTCTGTGTGCTGCGCGGTGCTGACTGTGGTGCCAAG GTGGTGGAAAAGGCTTACCCCGAGGAGCCTGTGGGCCTGGTATGCCAGGTGGACGGGGTCCCGCAGGTGGTGGAGTACAGCGAGATCAGTCCTGAGACCACACGTCTTCGCACGCCCGACGGAGGCCTGCTGTACAACACAGGCAACATGTGCAACCACTTCTTCACTCGAGGCTTCCTCCAGGTAGTCACCAG GGAGTATGAGTCCTTGCtgaagccacatgtggctgtgaaGAAGGTCCCGTATGTGGACGAGGAGGGAAACCCTGTAAAGCCGCTAAAACCGAACGGGATAAAGATGGAGAAGTTTGTGTTTGATGTGTTCCAGTTTGCTGA GAACTTCGTGGCCTTTGAGGTGCAACGGGAGGACGAGTTCTCGCCGCTGAAAAATGCCGACTCGGCGGGCAAGGACAACCCCACCACGGCCCGGCGGGCCCTGCTCTCTCAGCACTACCGCTGGGCCCTGCAGGCAGGGGCCCACTTCCTGGACTCCCAGGGGGCCCGGCTCCCCGAGCTGCCCAG CCGGAGCAGAAAGTCTTGTGATGACTTAGGTGAG CCTGCCCGGCAGTGGAGAGCCTCCCGCCATCTGTGA
- the SAPCD2 gene encoding suppressor APC domain-containing protein 2 isoform X2 yields MAGAAMAEPSRGLPAAPSTEGLPRAFLQSLRTLFDILDDRRRGYVHLREIESRWQGADARELPCGVLEGLRQVAPASGYLTFERFVAGLRTSLLNADGGPRGPARAPTRVGVPARTGSQPPPPPPPQRLVFAPADELRTVLERKSLPLAARPPAAGPSGAARSLDKLCGPAEAAPGLAEPERPQGAALERSPSADCGAVACRAWELGMGNARRAPRARGERRRHTITNGVDCDLLEQVTQLEQEEEVLLQGLRVMTRGRDWCRQQLQRVRERQRLGQSRASTDFGAAGCGLCRQGSALVLPGAPRPCPGPWLAAADHPHAERAEPASHPGGDGQE; encoded by the exons ATGGCCGGAGCCGCGATGGCTGAGCCCAGCCGCGGGCTGCCTGCGGCGCCCAGCACCGAGGGGCTGCCGCGCGCCTTCCTGCAGAGCCTGCGCACCCTCTTCGACATCCTGGACGACCGACGGCGCGGCTACGTACACCTGCGCGAGATCGAGTCCCGCTGGCAGGGCGCCGACGCGCGCGAGCTGCCCTGCGGCGTGCTCGAGGGCCTGCGCCAGGTGGCCCCGGCCAGCGGCTACCTGACCTTCGAGCGCTTCGTGGCCGGCCTGCGCACCTCGTTGCTGAACGCGGACGGCGGCCCGCGGGGCCCGGCGCGCGCCCCGACCCGGGTAGGCGTTCCAGCGCGGACAGGGAgccagccgccgccgccgccgccgccacagcGCCTGGTGTTCGCGCCGGCAGACGAGCTGCGGACGGTTCTGGAGAGAAAGTCCCTGCCACTGGCCGCGCGCCCCCCGGCGGCCGGCCCCAGTGGCGCGGCCCGGAGCTTAGACAAGCTGTGCGGCCCCGCGGAGGCGGCGCCCGGCCTCGCAGAGCCCGAGCGGCCGCAGGGAGCGGCGCTGGAGCGGAGCCCGAGCGCGGACTGTG GTGCAGTGGCCTGCAGGGCCTGGGAACTAGGTATGGGAAATGCCCGGCGGGCCCCCCGTGCCCGAGGGGAACGGCGGAGGCACACCATCACCAATGGCGTGGACTGTGACCTG CTGGAGCAGGTGACACAgctggagcaggaggaggaggtgcTGCTACAGGGCCTGCGGGTGATGACGAGGGGCCGCGATTGGTGCCGGCAGCAGCTGCAGCGCGTGCGGGAGCGCCAGCGGCTGGGCCAGAGCAGGGCCAGCACC GACTTT GGAGCTGCTGGCTGCGGCCTGTGCCGGCAGG GCTCTGCCCTCGTCCTCCCTGgggcccccaggccctgccctggaccCTGGCTGGCAGCAGCAGACCATCCTCATGCTGAAAGAGCAGAACCGGCTTCTCACCCAG GAGGTGACGGACAAGAGTGA
- the UAP1L1 gene encoding UDP-N-acetylhexosamine pyrophosphorylase-like protein 1 isoform X1, protein MASEQDVRARLQRAGQEHLLRFCAELAPGPRAALLAQLESLEPEALREHCQRAAAACARPPDPPPDVAARLRPLPPERVGSSRQSDPKTRRLWEEEGFHQIALNKVAVLLLAGGQGTRLGVSYPKGMYQVGLPSQKTLYQLQAERIRRVQQLADERHGTRCTVPWYIMTSEFTLGPTAEFFKEHDFFHLDPDNVVMFEQRMLPAVTFDGRAILERKDKVAMAPDGNGGLYCALADHQILEDMERRGVEFVHVYCVDNILVRLADPVFIGFCVLRGADCGAKVVEKAYPEEPVGLVCQVDGVPQVVEYSEISPETTRLRTPDGGLLYNTGNMCNHFFTRGFLQVVTREYESLLKPHVAVKKVPYVDEEGNPVKPLKPNGIKMEKFVFDVFQFAENFVAFEVQREDEFSPLKNADSAGKDNPTTARRALLSQHYRWALQAGAHFLDSQGARLPELPSLPGSGEPPAICEISPVVSYSGEGLEVYLRGREFRSPLILDENQVRALRP, encoded by the exons ATGGCTTCGGAGCAGGACGTGCGCGCCCGGCTGCAGCGTGCCGGCCAGGAGCACCTCCTGCGCTTCTGTGCGGAGCTGGCGCCCGGGCCACGCGCCGCGCTGCTGGCCCAGCTGGAGTCGCTGGAGCCCGAGGCGCTGCGCGAGCACTGCCAGCGCGCGGCCGCGGCCTGCGCGCGCCCCCCGGATCCGCCGCCCGACGTGGCCGCGCGCCTGAGGCCCCTGCCGCCGGAGCGCGTGGGCAGCTCGAGGCAAAGCGACCCCAAGACGCGGCGGCTCTGGGAAGAGGAAG GTTTCCATCAGATTGCCCTGAACAAAGTGGCCGTGCTGCTGCTGGCTGGCGGGCAGGGCACTCGCCTGGGTGTGAGCTACCCCAAGGGCATGTATCAGGTGGGGCTGCCCAGCCAGAAGACCCTGTATCAGCTGCAGGCAGAGCGGATTCGGCGGGTGCAACAGCTGGCTGACGAGCGCCACGGGACCCGCTGCACGGTGCCCTG GTACATCATGACAAGTGAGTTCACGCTGGGGCCCACGGCTGAGTTCTTCAAGGAGCATGACTTCTTTCACCTGGACCCGGACAATGTGGTCATGTTTGAGCAGCGCATGCTGCCTGCTGTGACCTTCGATGGCAGGGCCATCCTGGAGCGGAAAGATAAGGTTGCCATGGCCCCAG ACGGCAACGGGGGCCTGTACTGCGCGCTGGCGGACCACCAGATTTTAGAGGACATGGAGCGCCGAGGAGTGGAGTTTGTGCATGTGTACTGTGTGGACAACATCTTGGTGCGGCTGGCAGACCCCGTCTTCATCGGCTTCTGTGTGCTGCGCGGTGCTGACTGTGGTGCCAAG GTGGTGGAAAAGGCTTACCCCGAGGAGCCTGTGGGCCTGGTATGCCAGGTGGACGGGGTCCCGCAGGTGGTGGAGTACAGCGAGATCAGTCCTGAGACCACACGTCTTCGCACGCCCGACGGAGGCCTGCTGTACAACACAGGCAACATGTGCAACCACTTCTTCACTCGAGGCTTCCTCCAGGTAGTCACCAG GGAGTATGAGTCCTTGCtgaagccacatgtggctgtgaaGAAGGTCCCGTATGTGGACGAGGAGGGAAACCCTGTAAAGCCGCTAAAACCGAACGGGATAAAGATGGAGAAGTTTGTGTTTGATGTGTTCCAGTTTGCTGA GAACTTCGTGGCCTTTGAGGTGCAACGGGAGGACGAGTTCTCGCCGCTGAAAAATGCCGACTCGGCGGGCAAGGACAACCCCACCACGGCCCGGCGGGCCCTGCTCTCTCAGCACTACCGCTGGGCCCTGCAGGCAGGGGCCCACTTCCTGGACTCCCAGGGGGCCCGGCTCCCCGAGCTGCCCAG CCTGCCCGGCAGTGGAGAGCCTCCCGCCATCTGTGAGATCTCGCCAGTGGTGTCTTACTCTGGAGAG GGTCTGGAGGTGTACCTGCGAGGCCGGGAGTTCCGGTCCCCACTCATCCTGGATGAAAACCAGGTCAGGGCGCTGCGGCCCTGA